The Microbacterium horticulturae region CCGGTTCAGCTCGTGGTAGACGCGGCGAGGGTTCACCCCGTCGTCGTAGGTCTGCATCGCCTGCGCCGTCATCTCCTTCTCCCAATCGACCATCTCGGCGGCGACCCGATCCTGCCACTCGAGGTCGGTCGTGACGTCGAGGTGAGGAATGAGCGCATCGAGCGTCGATTTCACGTCGCCCCACAGATTCAGCTCGGTCGGGTAGCGCAGCCCCATCTGCTCTGGTTTGAGATCGATCTGGATGGCCCGAGCCTGACCGCTCGGCGGCAGGAACTGGCCGTACGGGTAGTTCGTGCCGAGGAAGACGAGGGTGTCGCAGTCCTTCACCTGGTGGTAGCTGGGCAGGGAGCCCAGAAGGCCCAGCTGCTGCGTGTGGTAGGGCACGTCGGCCGGGACGACCTGCTTGCCGCGCAGTGCGGTGATGATGCCCGCGCCGGCGCGCCGGGCCGCTTCGAGCACTTCATCGGTCGCGCCGTTGGCGCCGTGGCCGACGAAGAACGTGACCTTCTCTCCGGCGTTGATGATCTCGGCGGCGCGGAGGATGTCGTCCTCGGGCGGCCGAATCCGTGTGGAGGGTGCGACGGCACTCGAGCGCGACACCCAGTTCTCCGGCTCCGGCGTCGTGAACTCCATCCCCTGCACATCGTGCGGGAGGATGATCACCGCGGGCCCGAGCTGGGTGCGGGCCGTGCGGAACGCGGTGTCGACGACGGCCTGCGCCTGCGCGGGAGACACGACCGTCTGCACGTACACGGCGACATCGGCCATCGTGCGCTCGAGGTGGCTCGCCTGCTGATTCGACGTGCCGAACGCATTCAGCCCCTGCTGCCCCACGATCGCGACCACCGGCTGGTTGTCCATCTTCGCGTCGTACAGGCCGTTGACCATGTGGAAGGCGCCGGGGCTCGACGTCGCTATGCACACGCCCACCTCTCCCGTGAACTTCGCGTGTGCCGTCGCCATGAAGGCGCAGATCTCTTCGTGTGTGGGACGCACGTAGTCCAGGCCGTCGCCCTCGCGCTGTGCTTTCTCCAGCGCGCCGTCGAACTCGCCGATGCCGTCGCCGGGAAAGCCGAAGACCCGGCTGACACCCCACTCTCGCACTCGCCCGATCACGAAATCACTCACCGTCGGCATGCGAACTCCTCTCGTCGCGCTTTGCATGTACGGCAGCGCGAGCGTCGCCCGCGTCGCCGCCATGGCCACGCTACTCAGATCGACGATGCGCGCACGGGGGTTGCGGTTCGCGCTCCGCGCGCGTAACGGGACAGACGCCGCCCGATGACTCACTATGACGGGAGGGATGCCGCGGGCCGACGCCCCGGGTTAGCATCGGCCGGTGAGCATTCCCCCGTACCGCGCCGACATCGTCGGCAGCTTCCTCCGCCCCGCCGCCCTCAAAGACGCCCGCGCCCGCCATGCCGAGGGCTCCCTCGACGCCGCGGGGCTCCGCCAGGTCGAGGACGAGCTGATCGCCGACCTCGTGCAGAAGGAGCACGGCAACGGCCTGAAGGTCGCCACCGACGGCGAGTTCCGCCGTTCGTGGTGGCACTTCGACTTCTTCGGCGGCCTCGACGGCGTCGACATCGTCGCGCTCGACCACGGCATCCAGTTCCAGGGCGTGCAGACCAAGACCCGCGGTGTGGCTGTCGACGGACCGATCCGGTTCAACCCGCAGCATCCCTTCCTCGACCACTTCCGGTCGATCAAGGACCTCGCCGCGCGCACCGGCGCGACGCCGAAGTTCACGATCCCATCGCCGACGGTCCTCGACTTCCGCCTCGAGCCCGATCACATCGGCGGCGGCTACGACGGCCGTGACGCGATCGTCGACGACCTCGTGCAGGCATACCGTGACGCGATCGCCGCCTTCTACGACGCGGGCGCCCGGTACCTGCAGCTCGAC contains the following coding sequences:
- a CDS encoding thiamine pyrophosphate-requiring protein — its product is MPTVSDFVIGRVREWGVSRVFGFPGDGIGEFDGALEKAQREGDGLDYVRPTHEEICAFMATAHAKFTGEVGVCIATSSPGAFHMVNGLYDAKMDNQPVVAIVGQQGLNAFGTSNQQASHLERTMADVAVYVQTVVSPAQAQAVVDTAFRTARTQLGPAVIILPHDVQGMEFTTPEPENWVSRSSAVAPSTRIRPPEDDILRAAEIINAGEKVTFFVGHGANGATDEVLEAARRAGAGIITALRGKQVVPADVPYHTQQLGLLGSLPSYHQVKDCDTLVFLGTNYPYGQFLPPSGQARAIQIDLKPEQMGLRYPTELNLWGDVKSTLDALIPHLDVTTDLEWQDRVAAEMVDWEKEMTAQAMQTYDDGVNPRRVYHELNRRLPATAIVTADAGTTADWYGHHIRLQRGMMGDLSGRLASMLAAMPYAMAAKFAYSQRPVICTIGDGAFQMLGMNELITIKKYMAQWSNPQLIILVLHNNDLAQVSWEMRTEDANPVWSASQDVESVDYAGWAELLGFTGIRVHSDDEVEAAWDRAFATQGVTLIDAYTSPNVPPLPPHVTFEFAKNTGEALLKNDPRARDVIRDTAKAVLTEGVERVKDTLHIGNADDEGDAGR
- a CDS encoding 5-methyltetrahydropteroyltriglutamate--homocysteine S-methyltransferase — translated: MSIPPYRADIVGSFLRPAALKDARARHAEGSLDAAGLRQVEDELIADLVQKEHGNGLKVATDGEFRRSWWHFDFFGGLDGVDIVALDHGIQFQGVQTKTRGVAVDGPIRFNPQHPFLDHFRSIKDLAARTGATPKFTIPSPTVLDFRLEPDHIGGGYDGRDAIVDDLVQAYRDAIAAFYDAGARYLQLDDTAWAYLCSQVELDKAAARGIETSGIAERYADILGRVLAGKPDDLVVTTHVCRGNFRSTWISSGGYEPIAEQLLGAVPYDGYFLEYDSDRAGGFEPLRFLPKGDKTVVLGLVTTKSGELENPDDIKRRIDEATAFAPLEQLALSPQCGFASTEEGNELSEDQQWAKIRSVVDIAADVWG